In one Streptomyces sp. NBC_01241 genomic region, the following are encoded:
- a CDS encoding FUSC family protein, whose translation MSWLRALKETARSGLSIERRRLEPLIAIRGAAGLALVLGISLAFFGPAVAASSAFGAFHAAIATFQRTWRPRPVLALVSGASLAVSTFLGYLTGSRLPLFLALLVLWTFVAGLAWAAGPTAGIIAASNVAIMLVTVTLPTSVANSAVHAAMILFGGVVQAALIVLFPVRRWGAQRDALADALAAEADYARRLRHDPVALFDPVPLMTARSAAAVTPRQARRRPPELRGSRRIAERIRPVLASLADPSLLVPSEGPERARVRELLAAAGSVLDSAARAIRHGDPVELSPSAVATLKTPDTGTLLTGPPLRAADRLGALLSDVIETAEGEGTKEQDARAAEAAETIKATADGTPAAPHRRRPTLLRLVPVIAKAMRAELRPGSPILRHAVRVSVVAAVGYLIGTALPFGHGYWAPMAAVMVMRPEFSKTYGRSVARFGGTIVGVSLATAIVQTTHPGVTLAAVLSVLCALLMYLLMRTGYVVGQACVSAYVVFLLGMAGGNWSQTVLERVVLTLVGGLLAMISYAAYPAWETPRLRGRLGDWLKADGRYAASVVDQYADPAERGHDDVRSALLHTREARVAWQEALATAQHEPVRNRGLSRAAADDTQHALAQFGRVAMLLEAHLPCGGATPVPAAARLAEALRRATEQGAKEVRERRVPDWAEVREALAQWDARQQTDAGEAAPFVRNGVGLLLEALDEFSRGLDGTPKPKPKPKPGPKPGPNPNPNPNPNPNPNPNPNPPSNQAN comes from the coding sequence ATGAGCTGGCTCCGGGCGCTGAAGGAGACCGCCCGCTCGGGGCTGTCGATCGAGCGACGACGTCTCGAACCGCTCATCGCGATCCGCGGTGCGGCCGGTCTCGCTCTCGTCCTCGGGATCAGCCTCGCGTTCTTCGGGCCCGCGGTCGCCGCGAGTTCCGCGTTCGGCGCGTTCCACGCGGCCATTGCCACCTTCCAGCGCACCTGGCGCCCCCGGCCGGTCCTCGCCCTGGTCTCCGGGGCGAGCCTCGCCGTATCGACGTTCCTCGGCTATCTCACCGGCTCCCGGCTGCCGCTGTTCCTCGCCTTGCTGGTGCTCTGGACGTTCGTCGCGGGCCTGGCCTGGGCGGCGGGGCCGACCGCCGGCATCATCGCGGCGTCGAACGTGGCGATCATGCTGGTCACGGTCACCCTGCCCACTTCCGTCGCCAACTCGGCCGTGCACGCCGCGATGATCCTGTTCGGCGGAGTGGTGCAGGCGGCGCTGATCGTCCTGTTCCCGGTACGGAGATGGGGCGCCCAGCGCGACGCGCTGGCCGACGCGCTGGCCGCCGAGGCCGACTACGCCCGCCGGCTGCGCCACGACCCGGTCGCACTCTTCGACCCGGTACCGCTGATGACGGCCCGCAGCGCGGCCGCGGTCACCCCGCGCCAGGCCCGCCGCCGGCCGCCCGAGCTGCGGGGCTCCCGAAGGATCGCCGAACGGATCAGACCGGTGCTTGCCTCGCTCGCCGACCCGTCGCTGCTGGTGCCGTCCGAAGGGCCGGAGCGGGCACGGGTCCGTGAGCTGCTCGCCGCCGCCGGATCGGTGCTCGACTCGGCGGCCCGCGCGATCCGGCACGGCGACCCGGTCGAGCTGTCCCCGTCCGCCGTGGCCACGCTGAAGACCCCGGACACCGGCACGCTCCTCACCGGCCCGCCGCTGCGCGCCGCCGACCGGCTCGGCGCGCTGCTCTCCGACGTCATCGAGACGGCCGAGGGCGAGGGGACGAAGGAGCAGGACGCCAGGGCCGCCGAGGCCGCCGAAACCATCAAGGCCACCGCGGACGGGACACCCGCCGCCCCGCACCGCCGCCGCCCCACCCTGCTGCGGCTGGTCCCCGTCATCGCGAAGGCGATGCGCGCGGAACTGCGCCCGGGGTCACCGATCCTGCGGCACGCCGTCCGGGTGTCCGTCGTCGCGGCCGTCGGCTATCTCATCGGCACCGCGCTGCCGTTCGGCCACGGCTACTGGGCGCCCATGGCGGCGGTGATGGTGATGCGGCCGGAGTTCTCCAAGACGTACGGGCGTTCCGTGGCCCGCTTCGGCGGCACGATCGTCGGCGTCTCGCTCGCCACCGCGATCGTCCAGACCACCCACCCCGGTGTGACCCTGGCCGCGGTGCTCTCCGTGCTCTGCGCCCTGCTGATGTATCTGCTGATGCGCACCGGGTACGTGGTCGGGCAGGCCTGCGTCTCGGCGTATGTCGTCTTCCTGCTCGGCATGGCGGGCGGCAACTGGTCGCAGACCGTGCTCGAACGCGTCGTCCTCACCCTCGTCGGCGGCCTCCTCGCGATGATCTCGTACGCCGCTTACCCGGCCTGGGAGACCCCGCGGCTTCGCGGCAGGCTCGGAGACTGGCTGAAGGCGGACGGGCGGTACGCCGCCTCGGTCGTCGATCAGTACGCCGACCCGGCCGAGCGCGGCCACGACGACGTGCGTTCCGCGCTGCTCCACACCCGCGAGGCCCGTGTCGCCTGGCAGGAGGCGCTGGCCACCGCCCAGCACGAACCGGTGCGCAACCGCGGCCTCTCCCGCGCCGCCGCCGACGACACCCAGCACGCCCTCGCGCAGTTCGGCCGGGTCGCGATGCTGCTGGAGGCCCACCTTCCGTGCGGCGGCGCCACCCCCGTGCCGGCCGCCGCGCGCCTGGCCGAGGCGCTGCGCCGGGCCACCGAACAGGGCGCGAAGGAGGTGCGGGAGCGGCGCGTACCGGACTGGGCGGAGGTGCGGGAGGCGCTGGCGCAGTGGGATGCGCGGCAGCAGACGGACGCGGGGGAGGCGGCCCCGTTCGTACGGAACGGGGTCGGCCTCCTCCTCGAAGCCCTGGACGAATTCTCCCGCGGCCTGGACGGCACGCCGAAACCGAAACCGAAACCGAAGCCGGGTCCGAAGCCGGGTCCTAACCCGAACCCGAACCCGAACCCGAACCCGAACCCGAACCCGAACCCGAACCCTCCCTCGAACCAGGCGAATTGA
- a CDS encoding DUF2786 domain-containing protein, which produces MEPVIDQAFSAALYSDGDAGLDAGASLLAADPTADAELVRRGEEFVRRAWARGWQPADLVRIVRRDLDETAAGLVAGLITSETGRYASLPPRWRSQLDGLPVAPPRNRPDRFSYASALLGLYRLLLRLPAIEPVGPPPGTSPHGLHLPPAHDEPRMLTRIRALLAKAEATGFPEEAEALTTKAQELMARHSIDEALLAARTHSKEAPGACRIGVDAPYETAKAILLDAVAAANRCRAVWNSDLGFSTVVGFEPDLDAVELLYTSLLVQGTAAMTKAEAGQRAGGRKRTKTFRQSFLMAYAQRLGSRLAADTARVTAEADTEAGGGSGAGPAGSGSPRLLPVLAARDMAVTDTAERMFPETTTTRVRGATDLDGWTHGTDAADRARMGGSGPELRGGREKR; this is translated from the coding sequence ATGGAACCGGTGATCGACCAGGCATTCTCGGCAGCCCTCTACTCGGACGGCGACGCCGGTCTCGACGCCGGAGCCTCCCTCCTGGCCGCCGACCCGACGGCCGACGCGGAACTCGTCCGGCGCGGCGAGGAGTTCGTCCGTCGGGCCTGGGCGCGTGGCTGGCAGCCCGCCGATCTCGTACGCATCGTCCGCCGCGACCTCGACGAGACAGCGGCCGGCCTCGTCGCCGGGCTGATCACCTCGGAGACGGGGCGGTACGCGTCGCTGCCGCCCCGCTGGCGGTCGCAGCTCGACGGTCTCCCCGTCGCGCCGCCCCGGAACCGGCCGGACCGCTTCTCCTACGCCTCCGCCCTCCTCGGCCTGTACCGGCTGCTGCTCCGGCTCCCCGCCATCGAACCGGTCGGTCCGCCGCCCGGCACCTCCCCGCACGGGCTCCACCTGCCGCCCGCGCACGACGAACCGCGGATGCTGACCCGGATCCGCGCCCTGCTCGCCAAAGCGGAAGCGACCGGTTTCCCGGAAGAGGCGGAGGCCCTCACCACCAAGGCGCAAGAGCTGATGGCCCGGCACTCCATCGATGAGGCCCTGCTCGCCGCCCGTACCCACAGCAAGGAGGCGCCGGGCGCGTGCCGGATCGGGGTCGACGCGCCGTACGAGACGGCGAAGGCGATCCTGCTCGACGCGGTCGCCGCCGCGAACCGCTGCCGTGCGGTGTGGAACAGCGACCTCGGCTTCTCCACGGTGGTCGGCTTCGAGCCGGACCTGGACGCCGTGGAACTGCTGTACACCTCCCTGCTGGTCCAGGGCACGGCGGCGATGACGAAGGCGGAGGCGGGCCAGCGGGCCGGCGGGCGCAAGCGGACCAAGACGTTCCGGCAGTCGTTCCTGATGGCGTACGCCCAGCGCCTGGGCAGCCGGCTCGCCGCCGACACCGCCCGTGTCACCGCCGAGGCCGACACCGAGGCCGGCGGCGGGAGCGGCGCCGGACCGGCCGGGTCCGGCAGCCCTCGGCTGCTCCCGGTGCTCGCGGCCCGCGACATGGCCGTCACGGACACCGCCGAGCGGATGTTCCCCGAGACCACGACCACCCGGGTCCGGGGCGCCACCGACCTGGACGGCTGGACCCATGGCACGGACGCGGCGGACCGGGCGCGGATGGGCGGGAGCGGTCCGGAGCTCCGCGGCGGACGCGAGAAGAGGTAG
- a CDS encoding DUF1259 domain-containing protein, translating to MTGDRQQDTQARAITSRRRVLAAAALTPVLAAAGPATACTLPAGMPGPGHRRRVKPVPTGLTDWAAVAKALGRTGNMLRGTTYHTSFPRRDLHVVSDGVVVTPELALGTHVAFVRYADGSTMLMGDVVVTERELQQVTDAWQAHGIEQTALHKHLLAQIPDIWWIHAHAHGHDAVALARGLRAGFDRTGTPPAQPPGPPVQVDLDIAGMEAALGAKGSTDDGLYKVIFVRRETIADGHLILPPGLGSTSALNFQPLGGGRAALSGDCVMLAGEVQNVLKALRRGGIKLVELHNHHLADDPRLFFTHFWAVGDGVELARAVRPAVDATDVVPSG from the coding sequence ATGACTGGTGACCGACAGCAGGACACACAGGCACGGGCGATCACATCGCGGCGACGCGTACTGGCGGCGGCCGCACTCACACCGGTGCTGGCCGCCGCGGGGCCGGCCACCGCGTGCACCCTGCCCGCCGGAATGCCCGGGCCGGGGCACCGCAGGCGGGTCAAGCCGGTGCCGACCGGTCTGACGGACTGGGCGGCCGTCGCGAAGGCGCTGGGCCGTACCGGCAACATGCTGCGCGGAACGACGTACCACACGAGCTTCCCCCGGCGGGACCTCCACGTGGTGTCCGATGGCGTCGTCGTCACACCGGAGCTCGCGCTGGGCACGCATGTGGCCTTCGTCCGCTACGCCGACGGCAGCACGATGCTGATGGGCGACGTGGTGGTCACCGAGCGCGAGTTGCAGCAGGTGACCGACGCCTGGCAGGCGCACGGAATCGAGCAGACCGCGCTGCACAAGCACCTGCTCGCCCAGATCCCCGACATCTGGTGGATCCACGCCCACGCCCACGGCCACGACGCGGTGGCCCTGGCCCGCGGCCTGCGCGCCGGATTCGACCGTACCGGGACCCCGCCCGCCCAGCCGCCCGGCCCGCCGGTCCAGGTCGACCTGGACATCGCCGGGATGGAGGCGGCGCTCGGCGCGAAGGGTTCCACCGATGACGGGCTGTACAAGGTCATCTTCGTCCGCCGCGAGACCATCGCGGACGGGCATCTGATCCTGCCCCCCGGCCTGGGATCGACCAGCGCGCTCAACTTCCAGCCGCTGGGCGGCGGCCGGGCCGCGCTCAGCGGTGACTGCGTCATGCTCGCCGGTGAGGTCCAGAACGTACTGAAGGCATTGCGGCGCGGCGGGATCAAGCTCGTCGAGCTGCACAACCACCACCTGGCGGACGACCCCCGCCTGTTCTTCACCCACTTCTGGGCCGTGGGCGACGGCGTCGAGCTCGCCCGCGCGGTGCGCCCCGCGGTGGACGCCACCGACGTCGTACCGTCCGGCTGA
- a CDS encoding cytochrome P450: MEPVAAARHCPFDYAEALEFDPVLRHLMTEEPVSRIRLPHGDGEAWLVTGYDDVRTVTTDRRFSRSAIIGRNFPRMTPEPIVQDEAINVMDPPASSRLRSLISKGFAPRHMERMKVRTQHVVDELLDRMEEHGAPADLFEHLAAPLPLTTICEVLDIPEADRAQLRAHARTMMDTTVENKEAAVRAKADLRAYFQKLTAERRANPGDDLISALATARDGDEILGDQELTVMAMVLLITGQDTTTYEIGNIAYTLLTRPNELAMLRERPDMLPQAMEELLRFIPFRKGVGIPRVALEDVELSGVLIREGDIVHVSYLTANRDPRKFDRPDELDLERENPSHMTFGWGGHHCLGAPLAATELQAAIGTLLKRFPALKLATPAEEVRWNKTSIWRYPLELPVTW; encoded by the coding sequence ATGGAACCGGTCGCCGCCGCACGGCACTGCCCGTTCGACTATGCCGAGGCCCTCGAATTCGACCCGGTGCTCAGGCACTTGATGACCGAAGAACCCGTCTCCCGCATCCGGCTGCCGCACGGCGACGGCGAGGCGTGGCTCGTCACCGGCTACGACGACGTGCGCACGGTGACCACCGACCGGCGCTTCAGCCGGAGCGCCATCATCGGCCGGAACTTCCCGCGCATGACCCCTGAGCCGATCGTTCAGGACGAAGCGATCAACGTGATGGACCCGCCGGCCAGCAGCCGGCTGCGCAGCCTGATCTCCAAGGGATTCGCGCCCCGTCACATGGAGCGCATGAAGGTGCGTACCCAGCATGTCGTGGACGAACTGCTGGACCGCATGGAGGAGCACGGTGCCCCCGCCGATCTCTTCGAGCACCTGGCGGCCCCGCTGCCCCTGACCACCATCTGCGAGGTCCTCGACATCCCCGAGGCCGACCGCGCACAACTGCGTGCCCATGCCCGGACCATGATGGACACCACCGTCGAGAACAAGGAAGCCGCGGTACGCGCCAAGGCCGATCTCCGCGCCTACTTCCAGAAATTGACGGCCGAGCGGCGCGCGAACCCGGGCGACGACCTGATCAGCGCGCTGGCCACGGCGCGCGACGGGGACGAGATCCTGGGCGATCAGGAACTGACCGTCATGGCCATGGTCCTGCTCATCACCGGCCAGGACACCACCACGTACGAGATCGGCAACATCGCCTACACGCTGCTCACCAGGCCCAACGAGCTCGCCATGCTGCGCGAGCGCCCCGACATGCTCCCGCAGGCCATGGAGGAACTGCTGCGCTTCATCCCGTTCCGCAAGGGCGTCGGCATCCCCCGGGTCGCCCTGGAGGACGTGGAGCTGAGCGGGGTGCTGATCCGGGAGGGAGACATCGTGCACGTCTCCTACCTGACGGCCAACCGCGACCCCCGGAAGTTCGACCGGCCCGACGAGCTGGATCTGGAGCGCGAGAATCCGTCCCACATGACGTTCGGCTGGGGCGGCCACCACTGTCTCGGCGCCCCGCTCGCCGCCACGGAACTCCAGGCCGCCATCGGAACCCTGCTGAAGCGCTTCCCCGCTCTGAAGCTGGCGACACCGGCCGAGGAAGTGCGGTGGAACAAGACGTCGATCTGGCGCTATCCCCTCGAACTGCCCGTCACCTGGTGA
- a CDS encoding type III polyketide synthase, which yields MAVLCKPAIEVPEYVITNEETLELAQRLHGNHPQIDLVLRLIEHTGVQKRHLIQPIDKVLQHPGFDARSVTYEEHTKARVPAVIRRALDAAELEPQQIDLIVYVSCTGFMMPPPTAWLIGAMGFRPETRQLPIAQLGCAAGGAAVNRAHDFCTAYPEANVLVVACEFCSLCYQPTDLSVGSLLSNGLFGDGIAAVVLRGRGGTGVRLERNGSFVIPETEDWISYAVRSTGFHFQLDKRVPGTMEPLAPVLNAVAEEHHWNASKLDFYIIHAGGPRILDDLSRFLDVPPEAFRFSRATLTEYGNIASAVVLDALGRMFDEASALDGHRGLMAGFGPGITAEISLGTWTTDAAS from the coding sequence ATGGCGGTTCTCTGCAAGCCGGCCATCGAGGTTCCCGAATACGTCATCACCAACGAGGAAACTCTCGAGCTGGCTCAAAGGTTGCACGGCAACCATCCGCAGATCGACCTGGTCCTTCGCTTGATCGAACACACCGGGGTGCAGAAACGGCACCTGATCCAGCCTATCGACAAGGTGCTGCAGCACCCGGGCTTCGACGCCCGCAGCGTCACGTACGAGGAACACACCAAGGCCCGGGTGCCGGCGGTGATACGCCGGGCACTCGACGCGGCCGAACTGGAGCCGCAGCAGATCGACTTGATCGTCTACGTCTCCTGCACCGGCTTCATGATGCCGCCGCCGACCGCGTGGCTCATCGGCGCGATGGGCTTCCGCCCGGAAACCCGACAGCTGCCGATCGCCCAACTCGGCTGTGCCGCGGGCGGCGCCGCCGTCAACCGGGCCCATGACTTCTGCACGGCGTACCCCGAGGCGAATGTGCTGGTCGTCGCCTGCGAGTTCTGTTCGCTCTGTTACCAGCCCACCGACCTGAGCGTCGGATCCCTGCTGTCCAACGGCCTGTTCGGCGACGGCATAGCCGCCGTCGTACTCCGGGGCAGGGGTGGCACCGGTGTCCGTCTGGAACGCAACGGCTCGTTCGTCATCCCGGAGACCGAGGACTGGATCTCCTACGCGGTCCGCTCCACCGGGTTCCACTTCCAGCTCGACAAGCGGGTGCCCGGAACCATGGAGCCCCTCGCTCCGGTGCTGAACGCCGTCGCGGAGGAGCACCACTGGAACGCCAGCAAGCTGGACTTCTACATCATCCACGCAGGCGGCCCGCGCATCCTGGACGACCTGAGCCGCTTCCTCGACGTGCCGCCCGAAGCGTTCCGCTTCAGCCGGGCCACGCTCACCGAGTACGGCAACATCGCCAGTGCGGTGGTGCTCGACGCCCTCGGCCGCATGTTCGACGAGGCATCGGCCCTGGACGGCCACCGCGGCCTGATGGCCGGCTTCGGTCCCGGCATCACCGCCGAGATCTCCCTGGGCACCTGGACGACGGACGCCGCGTCCTGA
- a CDS encoding bifunctional 3'-5' exonuclease/DNA polymerase codes for MTERWALATTETGGARLVPLDPTGLPTAPVLTEPDLVEAVRSRPDVTRWVWRSTAEIYPRLLAAGVPVARCYDIEVAESLLLAHEGRLGEPRSAAAAHARLRNAPVPPDPPPRSAEPGSQSSLFEPQSGTGLPFDDLLQVYAAQLRRHDATAHPGRMRLLTAAESAGTMVAAEMNRSGLPWRADVHRAVLHELLGERYAGGGEPRRLAELADEVSAAFGRRVRPDLPADVVKAFAQAGIKVKSTRRWELAELDHPAVEPLIQYKKLYRIWTAHGWSWLQDWVRDGRFRPEYQPGGTVSGRWTTNGGGALQIPKVIRQAVVADEGWRLVVADADQMEPRVLAAISRDRGLMEVAGHDGDLYTALSDQAFQGDREHAKLALLGAVYGQTSGDGLKNLAALRRRFPLAVAYVDDAAKAGEEGRLVRTWLGRTSPPAAGSGDDDEAGIPQESTEQPSADGEFTPGYASSNARARGRFTRNFVVQGSAADWALLLLAALRRAIGSAGLRAELVFFQHDEVIVHCPREEAEAVVEAIRAAGELAGRTVFGETPVRFPFTTAVVERYSDAK; via the coding sequence ATGACCGAACGTTGGGCTCTGGCCACCACGGAGACCGGCGGCGCCCGCCTCGTCCCGCTGGATCCCACCGGCCTGCCCACTGCCCCGGTCCTGACCGAACCCGACCTCGTGGAGGCCGTCCGCTCCCGCCCGGACGTCACACGCTGGGTCTGGCGGTCCACCGCCGAGATCTACCCGCGCCTGCTCGCCGCCGGCGTCCCCGTGGCCCGCTGTTACGACATCGAGGTCGCCGAATCCCTTCTCCTCGCCCACGAGGGCCGTCTCGGCGAACCCCGGTCCGCAGCCGCCGCCCACGCCCGCCTGCGCAACGCCCCCGTACCCCCCGACCCCCCGCCCCGCTCGGCCGAGCCCGGCTCACAGTCCTCCCTCTTCGAGCCGCAGTCCGGCACGGGACTGCCGTTCGACGACCTGCTCCAGGTGTACGCCGCGCAGCTCCGCCGCCACGACGCCACGGCGCACCCGGGCCGGATGCGCCTGCTGACGGCCGCCGAATCGGCCGGCACGATGGTCGCCGCCGAGATGAACCGGTCCGGTCTCCCCTGGCGCGCGGACGTGCACCGGGCAGTGCTCCACGAACTGCTCGGCGAGCGCTACGCGGGCGGCGGCGAACCCCGCAGGCTGGCCGAGCTGGCCGACGAGGTGTCGGCCGCCTTCGGCAGACGGGTCCGCCCCGACCTCCCCGCCGACGTGGTGAAGGCGTTCGCGCAGGCCGGTATCAAGGTGAAGTCCACCCGGCGCTGGGAGCTGGCGGAGCTGGACCATCCGGCGGTGGAACCCCTCATCCAGTACAAGAAGCTGTACCGGATCTGGACGGCGCACGGCTGGAGCTGGCTCCAGGACTGGGTGCGCGACGGCCGCTTCCGCCCCGAGTACCAGCCGGGCGGCACCGTCAGCGGCCGCTGGACGACCAACGGCGGAGGGGCGCTGCAGATCCCCAAGGTGATACGGCAGGCGGTCGTCGCCGACGAGGGCTGGCGCCTCGTCGTCGCGGACGCCGACCAGATGGAGCCCAGGGTCCTGGCCGCGATCTCCCGCGACCGCGGCCTGATGGAGGTGGCCGGCCATGACGGCGACCTCTATACGGCACTGTCGGACCAGGCCTTCCAAGGCGACCGGGAACACGCCAAGCTCGCCCTCTTGGGCGCGGTCTACGGCCAGACGTCGGGCGACGGCCTGAAGAACCTGGCCGCCCTGCGCCGAAGATTTCCCCTGGCCGTGGCCTATGTCGACGACGCGGCGAAGGCGGGCGAGGAGGGCCGTCTCGTACGGACGTGGCTGGGCCGGACCAGTCCGCCCGCCGCCGGAAGCGGGGACGACGACGAGGCCGGCATCCCGCAGGAGAGCACCGAACAGCCTTCCGCCGATGGCGAGTTCACCCCTGGTTACGCCTCGTCGAACGCCCGGGCGCGGGGCCGCTTCACCCGCAACTTCGTGGTGCAGGGCAGCGCCGCGGACTGGGCTCTGCTGCTGCTGGCCGCTCTGCGCCGGGCGATCGGCTCCGCCGGTCTCCGGGCCGAGCTGGTCTTCTTCCAGCATGACGAGGTGATCGTGCACTGCCCGCGGGAGGAGGCCGAGGCGGTCGTGGAGGCGATCCGGGCGGCCGGTGAGCTGGCCGGGCGGACCGTCTTCGGTGAGACGCCGGTGCGGTTTCCGTTCACAACGGCGGTGGTGGAGCGCTACTCGGACGCGAAGTGA
- a CDS encoding alpha-lytic protease prodomain-containing protein encodes MEPFLLRRRALAACTATVAVGVLALAGLTGSASADPAPRPTGPTAVSTDQLSPGLLKAMRRDLGLTAAEARGGIGHESRAAAVAAGLKRALGADFAGARVSGDDAALTVATTDAADATRIGRAGAKAVVVAHSRAELDTAKAALDRVALRKAPEGIPAWYVDVATNRVVVQAARASAADAFLAAADVPHALVTVRESREEPRTFTDLRGGDAYYMNGLGRCSIGFPVKRGSSQSGFVSAGHCGTPGVGTSGYDQQAQGSFQGSVFPGRDYSWVATNTNWTPRALVNGYGNGDVPVTGSTEALEGSSVCRSGSTTGWHCGTVQQRNTSVTYQEGTVSGVTRTNVCAEPGDSGGSFISGSQAQGITSGGSGNCTQGGTTYFQPVNPALQAYGLTLVTNGTPTDPPTDPTDPPTDPGGGWAAGTFCNAGDRVTYGGVAYRCLQAHSAMAGWEPPNVPALWERG; translated from the coding sequence GTGGAGCCGTTCCTCCTCCGCAGACGTGCCCTGGCCGCGTGCACCGCCACCGTGGCCGTCGGCGTACTCGCGCTGGCCGGTCTGACCGGCAGCGCGTCCGCCGATCCCGCACCCCGCCCCACCGGTCCTACCGCCGTGAGTACCGACCAGCTCTCGCCCGGTCTGCTGAAGGCCATGCGCCGTGACCTCGGACTGACCGCGGCCGAGGCGCGCGGCGGGATCGGTCACGAGTCCCGGGCGGCAGCCGTCGCCGCCGGGCTGAAGCGTGCCCTCGGCGCGGACTTCGCCGGGGCCCGGGTGAGCGGTGATGACGCCGCTCTGACCGTCGCCACCACCGATGCCGCGGACGCCACCCGGATCGGCCGGGCGGGCGCGAAGGCGGTCGTCGTCGCCCACAGCCGGGCCGAACTCGACACCGCGAAGGCCGCGTTGGACCGGGTGGCGCTGCGCAAGGCCCCCGAGGGCATACCCGCCTGGTACGTCGACGTGGCCACCAACCGCGTGGTCGTGCAGGCCGCCCGCGCCTCGGCCGCCGATGCCTTTCTCGCCGCGGCGGATGTGCCGCACGCGTTGGTGACGGTACGTGAATCACGTGAGGAACCACGTACGTTCACGGATCTGCGAGGTGGTGACGCGTACTACATGAACGGCTTGGGACGCTGCTCCATCGGCTTTCCCGTGAAGCGCGGCAGCAGCCAGTCCGGTTTCGTCAGCGCCGGTCACTGCGGGACGCCCGGGGTCGGCACCAGCGGCTACGACCAGCAGGCGCAGGGCTCCTTCCAGGGCTCCGTCTTCCCGGGCCGCGACTACTCCTGGGTCGCCACCAACACCAACTGGACGCCGCGCGCCCTGGTGAACGGGTACGGCAACGGTGACGTGCCGGTCACCGGGTCCACCGAGGCGCTGGAAGGATCGTCGGTCTGCCGCTCCGGTTCGACGACCGGCTGGCACTGCGGAACGGTTCAGCAGCGCAACACCAGCGTCACGTACCAGGAGGGCACCGTCTCCGGCGTCACCCGTACCAACGTGTGCGCCGAACCGGGCGACTCCGGCGGTTCGTTCATCTCCGGCAGCCAGGCGCAGGGGATCACCTCCGGCGGCTCCGGAAACTGCACGCAGGGCGGTACGACGTACTTCCAGCCGGTGAACCCGGCGCTCCAGGCGTACGGCCTCACCCTGGTCACCAACGGCACCCCGACCGATCCGCCCACCGACCCGACGGATCCGCCGACCGACCCGGGCGGCGGCTGGGCGGCCGGAACGTTCTGCAACGCGGGAGACCGCGTCACGTACGGCGGGGTTGCGTACCGCTGTCTGCAGGCGCACTCGGCCATGGCCGGCTGGGAACCGCCGAACGTCCCCGCGCTGTGGGAACGCGGGTAG
- a CDS encoding DUF2804 domain-containing protein, whose protein sequence is MATHEREINEPVDLCLPDGRLNPAARGWSRQPLHRANLRGWGRTKRWDYWCVTTPTHLVALTVSDLDFLALNTVYVLEYGPDGVADEHTVGTPAGIPAHAGFERTAIIPGGRGVRLPETIAGAAGSPAVVVGPLRPSGGRVRIEIREEDGGTRLRARCLTPSSPKEPVEVDLFAALPAGHETLSVVVPWSERRFQYTSKHTARPATGTVRIGNRVLEFGDDAWAVLDHGRGRWPRSVDWNWGAASGRTDGRTVGLQFGGRWTSGTGATENALCVDGRLTKIGEELEWRWSPTDFMTPWTIASSGERPTVNLTFIPFHNRSTRTDAGLIANRTDQCFGHYSGRVRDDEGREIVVDRLLGWAEDVHMRW, encoded by the coding sequence ATGGCCACGCACGAACGTGAGATCAACGAGCCCGTCGATCTGTGCCTGCCGGACGGCCGGCTGAATCCGGCAGCCCGCGGCTGGTCCAGGCAGCCACTGCACCGGGCGAACCTGCGGGGCTGGGGCCGGACGAAGCGGTGGGATTACTGGTGCGTGACCACCCCGACCCATCTCGTCGCGCTGACCGTGAGCGACCTCGACTTCCTGGCCCTGAACACGGTGTACGTACTGGAGTACGGGCCGGACGGTGTGGCGGACGAGCACACCGTCGGCACTCCCGCCGGCATTCCCGCCCACGCCGGGTTCGAGCGCACCGCGATCATTCCCGGCGGACGCGGCGTCCGTCTCCCGGAGACGATCGCGGGCGCGGCCGGCTCCCCCGCCGTGGTGGTCGGTCCGCTCCGCCCCTCCGGCGGCCGGGTCAGGATCGAGATCCGTGAGGAGGACGGCGGCACCCGGCTGCGGGCCCGCTGCCTGACCCCGTCCTCACCGAAGGAGCCCGTGGAGGTCGACCTCTTCGCCGCTCTGCCCGCCGGTCACGAGACGTTGTCCGTCGTCGTGCCCTGGAGCGAGCGCCGCTTCCAGTACACGTCGAAGCACACCGCCCGCCCCGCCACCGGCACGGTCCGGATCGGAAACCGGGTCCTGGAGTTCGGCGATGACGCCTGGGCCGTGCTCGACCACGGCCGGGGCCGCTGGCCGCGCTCCGTCGACTGGAACTGGGGAGCCGCCTCGGGCCGTACGGACGGCCGTACGGTGGGGCTGCAGTTCGGCGGACGCTGGACGTCGGGCACTGGCGCGACCGAGAACGCGCTCTGCGTCGACGGACGGCTCACCAAGATCGGTGAGGAGCTGGAGTGGCGCTGGTCGCCCACCGACTTCATGACCCCCTGGACCATCGCATCGTCCGGCGAACGGCCCACGGTGAACCTGACCTTCATCCCGTTCCACAACCGCTCGACCCGCACCGACGCGGGCCTGATCGCCAACCGCACCGACCAGTGCTTCGGCCACTACAGCGGCCGTGTCCGGGACGACGAGGGCCGGGAGATCGTCGTGGACCGGCTCCTCGGGTGGGCCGAGGACGTCCATATGCGCTGGTGA